GCAATCAAGCAGATACCGAAATATGCCAAATTTTTGAAGGACTTGTGCACCCATAAGAGGAAGTTAAGGGGAGATGAACGAGTGGCGGTGGGAGAAAACGTGTCAGCCATGCTCCAAAAGAAACTCCCACCAAAATGTGGAGACCCAGGTATGTTTACCATTCCCTGCAAGATAGGAGGTGCCTCGATTAGGAAGGCAATGTTGGATTTAGGGGCGTCAATCAATGTAATGCCTAAAACAATTTATACGTCCCTTAATCTTGGACCATTAAAAGGCACAGACATTATAATCCAACTTGCAGACCGTACCAATGCTTACCCGGAAGGGTTAGTTGAAGATGTTTTGGTGCAGGTCAATGAGTTAGTTTTTCCTGCAGATTTCTATGTCCTAGACATGGGGGATGAAAGGGCACTAAATCCGTCTCCTATTTTGTTAGGTATGCCATTTTTAAGCACTGCTAGGACGAAAATAGATGTAAATGAGGGTACTTTGTCGATGGAGTTTGAtggaaaaattgtgaattttaatatttttgatgcgATGAAGTACCCAAATGAGACTAACTCTGTTTATGCTTTAAGTGTTGTTGAACCCCTTGTACAGGAAATATTTGAATTGGATGGGGTTGATGCACTGGCAGTGGCATTAGCCAAACATCTTGAGTTGGGAGCAACTCCTGATGTAGAATTGAGTGATGAGTTATACCGGGCTGTTGGAGCACTGCATTCGCTCCCACCACTCTCCCCAAGGTATGAGCTTACTTCTCTCTTTGTACCAGAAACTCAGGCAAAATTGTTACCTTCTATTGTGCAGGCACCTGAGTTGGAGCTCAAGCCTCTCCCGAAGCACTTGAAGTATGCATTTCTCGGAGACAATGAGACGTTACCAGTCATCATATCTGCTCACCTGTCACCAAGACAAGAAGATGACCTTATTCGTCTTCTTCGAGACCATAAGGAAGCGATTGGGTGGAGCGTAGCAGATATCAAGGGAATTAGCCCCTCTTTATGCATGCATCAGATCCGGCTTGAGGAGGATGCAAAACCAGTGAGGCAAGCGCAACGGAGATTGAACCCACTGATGATGGAAGTGGTGAAGAAGGAGATACTTAAACTCCTAGAAGTGGGGATCATCTTCGCCATCTCAGATAGTCCTTGGGTGAGTCCAGTGTAAGTGGTCCCGAAAAAGGCGGGAGTAACCGTTGAAGAGAACCAAAAGGGTGAGATGGTCCCGGTGAGGAAACCCACAGGAGGGCGTCAGTGCATTGACTACCGACGCCTGAATGCCGTGACGAAGAAGGACCACTTCCCTCTAccttttattgatcagatgATAGAAAGGTTAGCTGGTCGTGTCTATTACTGCTTTCTTGACGGTTTCTCAGGTTATTTTCAAATTGCGATAGCCCCAGAGGATCAGGAGAAAACTACCTTCACCTGCCCCTTTGGTACATTTGCCTACCGGAGGATGCCCTTCGGCCTGTGTAATGCTCCAGCGACTTTTCAAAGGTGCATGGTAAGTATCTTTTCCGAATatgtagaaaagattattgaagtgtttatggatgattttagtgtTTATGGAGATAGTTTTGATGAATGCCTGGATAATTTAGCTTTAATTTTAAAAAGGTGCATTGaggcaaatttagttttaaattGGGAAAAGTGTCATTTCATGGTGGATCATGGCATTGTTTTAGGGCATGTAGTGTCGGCCAGAGGTATAGAGGTAGACAAGGCAAAAGTCGATATTATTTCTGCTTTACCTTACCCCGCAAGTGTGCGGGAGGTGCGCTCCTTTTTGGGTCATGCAGGGTTCTACAGGAAATTCatcaaagatttctccaaaattGGAGCGCCCCTGTTCAAACTGTTGCAAAAAGATGTAGCATATGACTTCACCGAGGAGTGCAAGGTGGCATTTGACAGATTGAGGGAGTCATTGACATCACCACCTGTTATCCAACCTCCAGACTGGAGCATCCCGTTTGAGATAATGTGTGACTCGGGTGACTATGCAGTGGGAGCGGTGCTGGGGCAACGGATTGGCAGGGCTGCACATGCAATCTACTATGCATCAAAAGCGTTGAATGGAGCTCAACTCAACTACTCTACAACAGAGAAAGAATTACTTGTTGTGGTTTTTGCATTAGAAAAATTTAGACCTTATTTGTTAGGTGCGAAAGTAATAGttttttctgatcatgcagcctTAAGGTACTTGATGACGAAGAAGGACGCTAAACCAAGGCTCATCAGATGGATCCTGCTTCTTCAAGAGTTCAACTTGGAGATTAAGGATAAAAGTGGGGCAGAAAACTTAGTCGCTGATCACTTGAGCTGCTTGCTTGCTCATAAGGAGGAGCCACCATTGAGGGAGGCATTTTCAGAGGAGCAACTACTTGCCATTAACTCGTCTACACCCTGGTATGCTGATATAGTAAACTTCTTAGTGACTAATCAATTGCCTGCAGGGTGGCCAAAGGCTAAGAGAGACAAGTTGAAGAGTGATGCTAAATATTACATCTAGGACGACCCGTACCTGTGGAGACAATGTTCAGATCAAGTTCTAAGAAGATGTGTAAGTGCAGGTGAATTCCACtctattttaaatttctgtcattCATTTGCATGTGGAGGGCATTTTGGGCCCAAGCGAACAGCTCGCAAAGTGTTAGAGAGTGGTTTTTACTAGCCCACCCTTTTTAAGGATTCGTACTTATTTTGTAAATCCTGTGATAGGTGTCAAAGGGTGGGAAATATTTTTCGTAAGGATCAAATGCTTCAGACCCCCATgttgtttgttgaaatttttgatgtttgggggatagattttatgggtcCCTTCCCATCATCTTTTGGATTCTTATATATCTTACTTGCGGTTGATTATGTCTCCAAGTGGGTGGAAGCCAAAGCCACCCGTACTAACGATTCTAGAGTTGTTGCAGAGTTTTTaaaatctaatatttttgtccGCTTTGGAATGCCAAGAGCTGTGGTAAGTGATAGGGGGACACATTTTTGTAATAAGACTATCACTGTCCTGTTCCGAAAATATGGCGTGCTCCACAAGGTATCCACACCGTGTCACTCGCAGGCAAACGGTCAAGCCGAAGTGTCAAACAGGGAAATTAAGTCGATCTTGGAGAAGATGGTGCGTCCGgataggaaggattggagtTTAAAGCTAGAAGACGCATTATGGGCATACAGAACCGCATATAAGACGCCTATTGGGATGTCCCCCTACAGACTTGTCTTCGGTAAGGCTTGTCATCTCCCGGTGGAGTTCGAACACATGGCGTTCTGGGCAGTGAAGCAATGCAACATGG
This Coffea arabica cultivar ET-39 chromosome 3e, Coffea Arabica ET-39 HiFi, whole genome shotgun sequence DNA region includes the following protein-coding sequences:
- the LOC113737367 gene encoding uncharacterized protein codes for the protein MAENSQQFGFRESNPARRVNEVETSSIQQQLSELTSAVRQLAMRDTPRAKVCGICTSIDHCTDTCPILQEDGAEQVNMAGGVPTPRRQYDPYSNTYNPGWRDHPNFSYGNRSQNSLSNRPPGFQQPWQQNPQPSSANSSSSLEDIVKSLATTTAQIQQETRQLQQETRSLTTNMAQLQQETRALTLSTTQFQQDTRAGMKDMDARISQLATAINRLESHAHGKLPSQPEVNPRNVSAMALRSGKELEEPKTRKVEKEKELLDVFRKIEINIPLLDAIKQIPKYAKFLKDLCTHKRKLRGDERVAVGENVSAMLQKKLPPKCGDPGMFTIPCKIGGASIRKAMLDLGASINVMPKTIYTSLNLGPLKGTDIIIQLADRTNAYPEGLVEDVLVQVNELVFPADFYVLDMGDERALNPSPILLGMPFLSTARTKIDVNEGTLSMEFDGKIVNFNIFDAMKYPNETNSVYALSVVEPLVQEIFELDGVDALAVALAKHLELGATPDVELSDELYRAVGALHSLPPLSPRYELTSLFVPETQAKLLPSIVQAPELELKPLPKHLKYAFLGDNETLPVIISAHLSPRQEDDLIRLLRDHKEAIGWSVADIKGISPSLCMHQIRLEEDAKPVRQAQRRLNPLMMEVVKKEILKLLEVGIIFAISDSPWVSPV